A section of the Streptomyces sp. SCL15-4 genome encodes:
- a CDS encoding gamma carbonic anhydrase family protein, producing MTQKALVVGIGGKEPRIDPEAFVAPTASVIGDVTLHEGASLWYGAVARGDVESISVGARANVQDNVTLHADPGFPVTVGERVSIGHNAVVHGATVEDDCLIGMGATVLNGAAIGAGSLVAAQALVPQGMVVPPGSLVAGVPAKVKRALSEEEREGVTLNGTLYAELAKAHREVHDA from the coding sequence ATGACGCAGAAGGCGCTGGTCGTGGGCATCGGGGGCAAGGAGCCCCGCATCGATCCGGAGGCGTTCGTGGCGCCCACGGCGTCCGTGATCGGTGACGTCACGCTGCACGAAGGGGCCAGTCTCTGGTACGGGGCCGTCGCACGCGGGGACGTCGAGAGCATCAGCGTGGGGGCGCGGGCCAATGTGCAGGACAACGTGACCCTGCACGCCGACCCCGGGTTCCCGGTGACCGTCGGTGAGCGGGTGTCCATCGGGCACAACGCGGTGGTGCACGGGGCGACCGTGGAGGACGACTGCCTGATCGGGATGGGCGCGACCGTGCTGAACGGCGCGGCGATCGGGGCGGGCTCGCTGGTGGCGGCCCAGGCCCTGGTGCCGCAGGGGATGGTGGTGCCGCCCGGGTCGCTGGTGGCGGGGGTGCCGGCGAAGGTGAAGCGGGCCCTGTCGGAGGAGGAGCGGGAGGGCGTGACCCTCAACGGCACGCTGTACGCCGAACTGGCGAAGGCACATCGTGAGGTGCATGACGCGTAG
- a CDS encoding acyltransferase — MPKRKNTFSSWRRRLAQRAVHAGWAWAQRTGSVTAERPGRFRFGAIGEHTRLAFPLGTVFGEPWIRLGSYCIIGEQVTLTAGLMPDLDLGPDPILRIGDGVVLGRGSHVIADTTVTIGSDCYFGPYVYVTSTNHSYDDPHQPIGKQWPRMEPVEIGPGCWIGTGAVILPGARIGRNVVVAAGAVVRGAVPDHAVVAGAPARVVRRWTPDTGWQPPLRTPAPVPIPDGITPGQLRALADLDEEAVARLAALEPEG, encoded by the coding sequence GTGCCGAAGCGCAAGAACACGTTCTCATCCTGGCGCCGCCGCCTGGCCCAGCGCGCCGTCCACGCGGGCTGGGCGTGGGCACAGCGCACGGGCTCGGTCACGGCCGAGCGCCCCGGCCGCTTCCGCTTCGGCGCCATCGGCGAGCACACCCGGCTGGCCTTCCCGCTCGGCACGGTCTTCGGCGAACCCTGGATCCGGCTCGGCTCCTACTGCATCATCGGCGAGCAGGTCACCCTCACCGCGGGCCTGATGCCCGACCTGGACCTCGGCCCGGACCCGATCCTGCGCATCGGCGACGGCGTGGTCCTCGGCCGCGGCAGCCATGTCATCGCGGACACGACGGTGACCATCGGCAGCGACTGCTACTTCGGCCCGTACGTCTACGTCACCTCCACCAACCACTCCTACGACGACCCGCACCAGCCCATCGGCAAGCAGTGGCCGCGCATGGAGCCGGTCGAGATCGGTCCGGGCTGCTGGATCGGCACCGGCGCGGTGATCCTGCCGGGGGCGCGGATCGGCCGGAACGTCGTCGTCGCGGCCGGCGCGGTGGTCCGGGGCGCGGTGCCCGACCACGCGGTGGTGGCGGGAGCGCCCGCCAGGGTCGTACGGCGCTGGACGCCCGACACCGGCTGGCAGCCGCCGCTGCGCACCCCCGCACCCGTGCCGATACCGGACGGCATCACACCGGGCCAGCTGCGCGCCCTGGCCGACCTGGACGAGGAGGCGGTGGCCAGGCTCGCCGCACTGGAGCCCGAGGGCTGA